The genomic segment CCTACTTATACCATTTTATTAAGGGGCATAGGTAGATtagatatttatttttaatatatattaaatattgagTATTTTcaccataaaaataaaaaaaaattaagtatttaattgtaacaaatgtGAAGTATTTAATTTTTATGCTGCAAATACCCATTTTATTAAATACCAAAACACAATTTTATAATTGACAAATGggtataaaaatatttttccaatACAATTTTGGTACCAAAGACATTTTAATTGTATAATATTTCCAATGTATTAAAATGTTAAAATTTAAgtttaaaaatgaaaataattaaaatctaaaataaaagatataagttattaattaagtaaaaatAAGGAAAATAGAAAAAGCAAAACTGTTACTTTTTTTTAGACATTTTAGgtttttacttaattaattttttttggtaatattagatacatttatttaaataaaataagtataacttattttattaaaacaaacaAATTATTACCATTAAATTGAATGATACCTTTTTATAATGAATAATtcaatataaacttttattttaCGACTATATGTAtgatgatttttttattattgaacAGTTGTTTATTTGGAAGAGAATTGTTGGAGAACCCAAATCTATTTAGTTGGCCTCTAATTTTTAGGGCACTCTTGGGAATGTTGGCTATACTAGGCTCTTGTTTTTATACAGCTGGCATCAATCAAATTTTTGATATGGATATTGACAGGTACGCTATAAAAACACTTTTTTTTGGTGCAAATTAGTAAGTCATAATTTTAAAATGTGTTctctcaaataaataaataaaatgtctaGTTGTGTTTATGACAACTCCATGGTTTTGGAGCCTAAAAAAAGGTACAATGCATAAAATGAATATTTACTTAAttaaaagagttttttttttttacttgttcGAATACGTACAAACCAGAAAATGATGAAACTGTACATAGATGGtacatcttttttttcttttagaaaaatagATATGTAGTACAAGTTAACACAATAATTTATAGATTTTTTACTTACATCTTAAAGGATAATTCTTCGTAGTCTCCTCCAACTTtcagtgtattttgtatttttagtaatttcattttttatataattatgcaTGTTGTAGTTATAGTagatattattcattaattttttttaaaattttaaataatttaaggtGTTAAAATTAAAGTTCAAATATTTCTATTgcatattctatttttttatacgCCCGTGTAATATAATATTTAAAGTCTAATTTTAGCtcaataaattattcaaaaattttcTAAAATATGTAGAATGTTTTTCTGTAATTATAATATACATCgtcatttaaaaaattatgattataaTTATATAAGTGCCGAAAACTACTTGAGATTAATTACTCTATCTTAAACACATTTAACAAAATAATtcttaattttattgttttttataatatttatgaaTTGGGGTCTTACTTTTTTCCACTATTAGCAACTAAaatttcaaattaaataattaaagaaaatattttgTGCTCCATATGGCTCGCCAATGCATATTACTACAATTTCGGAAAAATAAATTAACTAATTTTTCATATATTTCTATATATTATAAACATgagtttaataaaaattattatttttcattagatttaacacttttttgtattgttttctaactctgttagttttaaagtcatctaaataaggtaaaataattttaaaataaaataataaataataaatgagccataataatttctcatcacatattttaaaattccatattaaaatatttaattcatCTTATCAATTATTTTTACAAAAGTGTAatcgaaaaatatttatgtgcttaaaattattcttttattttttattagttatttattttgtcatttaacataTCTTAtttatccaaatatatatatattaaaaaaataagacataaatatgcatattttCTGATTTTTtcgtttaattttttaaaatgagaaattacttattttaattgctctagtcattgattaaataatatatatttatatataactttttgttgactatatatttttttaagttaaaGAATTAAAATATGATCAAATAAACTTATGaaattcatatttttaatttatattttttttaatattttattatattgaaatccATACGtattttttcaaaaagaaaatcagaaaaaaaaagtatttaattttaaaactagaatgcatcagatctttatatataaaaagtgtttaTCTAATGAATtattgttttaacggttttttattttattaaaaaataaagattaactttttttttattttttaaaatctatagacaatgttttggtttaattttttttttaatatgtttatgtcaatcttttataatatatgacattgtttatgtatttaaaatttatatgacaattaaaacctataacaaaaataataatatattttctaaTGCACATTGTTTttacatagtatatatatatatagggaaattaGGTATGAGTATCATTTTAGCTCCTACTGATAGGGGCATTTTTGTTTTTAACATGTGGAGAAATTattacctaattttttttatataatcgTTCTCATTGTAGTTATATAAGACATCCCACCagtttttaagaaattttgaataatttatggtgtcgaaatcagagttcaaacagtTGGTTGCACACATGCctgattttttttatacgcgtttGAAACAAACTATTTGAACCCTGATTTCAAcaccgtaaattattcgaaattttatgAAAACTGGTGGGATACGTGCTATAACTATGCATGTAcgtcgtcatataaaaaaattgttataatTTCTTCAGGTTCTGAAAATAGAAAATGCCCCTACTAGTATGAGCAAAAGTAACTAGTTGGGGTTTATCACGTGAagaaattataacttaattttttatataactgTGTACATGGTATTTATAGCAGAGATTCTGCTAGTTTTtgtaaaaaattcaaataatttacggTGCCAAAAACAGGGTTCAAACAATTGCTTGTACGTacacttattttttttaatacatatGCAGCTGACTGTGTTTGAACCGTGATTTTGGCACCACCCAAAAACTGGTGGGATGTCTATGACTACAATGTAtactattatataaaaataaaaaaaaattataatttgtgCACATCACAAAAAACAAAAACTCCCCTATCGATAGGTAAAGAAGTGGTGGTCCCACTATAAAACTCCCCTTTATACACAAAAAGTTGTTAGAAAAGACAGTGCTAGAATGATTAGAGTGGGCATGCCTCccaacttataaatttttattggcaccctttaaaataaaataaatactatacatttatatattttgtaCATATATTAATTCTTTTTGGCCCTCTCTAGCTATATTCTAGTTCTGGCCTTATTTAAgaaattctatttttaattttaattataattttcaggATAAACAAACCAGATTTACCACTGGTTTCAGGGCGTATTTCAGTGGAATCAGCTTGGTTATTGACATTAAGTCCTGCAATAATTGGCTTCATATTGATTCTTAAATTGAACTCAGGACCACTCCTTACTTCTCTATACTGTTTGGCCATTTTGAGTGGGACTATCTATTCTGTTCCTCCATTTAGATGGAAGAAGAATCCCATTACAGCATTTCTTTGTATTCTTATGGtatatctatttatttatatatatatatatttatattgttaaacTTTTGTGTATGCTATATATACAAATTAAATAAGATAGCTAATATAAAAATTATACATAGATTCATGCAGGCTTAAACTTTTCTGTATATTATGCCTCTAGAGCAGCACTTGGACTTGCATTTGTATGGAGGTGAGTTATAACTCTTTTCATGTTCTACATTTTAAGTAGTTTAAACATACCAAATTACATCATTCCCTTAATTTAATTTTActataatcaattttttttcccTAAAATAGGATATTGTATAAAATCAAAATTTTCTTTTTTCATTCTActataattaataaaatcttcTATCTCTAAATTACATGTATTGTTTCTGTCTTGTTACTTATAATTTGATAGAtcagttatttatttaattttattttctaaccatgataatttttttaaataatggaaTAAGAATAAAAACACCTCTAATTAATTTTAGAGGAAATGATTTTTGCTATTTAACCTATATTAACTTCTCAATGTTTGACTTTGAATTTGAGAACAGCCCTTCATTTTCCTTCATCACTGCCTTTATTACATTTATGACTCTAACGTTGGCTTCCTCCAAAGATCTTTCTGACATAAATGGAGATCGCAAGTATGTTCTATCTTCTATCTtctatttttatttgtatttttttttattttaggagAAATTACTTCGTGGTTTTAATTATATACTTGGACACAATTAAActctcttaaaaaaaaaaagaagaagaagaagaagcatattttcacattattttatatttaatatcatataaacttattcaacaaaaaaaaaaatcatatatgaacCAATCATCTTTCTAGGTTTGGTGTTGAAACCTTTGCAACCAAGCTTGGTGCAAAAAACATTACATTACTTGGCACAGGACTTCTCCTCCTAAACTATGTAGCAGCTATATCTACTGCCATTATATGGCCTAAggtatataatataatatatatttacgcACATATTGGCTTAGttttattctttaaaaaaaattattaattatttttattatgtttttataattgtcatataaattttttaaaaataaataatattatatataaaaagatgTCATAAacgtattaaaaaaaattaaaccaatatataatatttattatgtgtatttataatatttgttgttacttaatatcaatatatatttatataagttagattaaataataaaaaaataacatgtttttttaaatataaataatttttttttataaaaattaggattatgtattaaatatttttataataatgatattttataatatttaaatttatattaatataattattaaatatttagtagaAGAAAcatataaaaattttaaatagtACATATCTTTTGGATATAATTTATGAAAAATAGAACTTAGTACATGTGTATTTATGCTTAACTTCTTCCCTTGAAAGAAAAATCGTTGATTTAATTGTTATTTACAGGCTTTCAAGAGTAACATAATGCTGCTTTCTCATGCAATCTTAGCATTTTCCTTATTCTTCCAGGTTTGTCACAttcgaattataaataatatatatgtattatatatatatataaacttctTATATATAATTAcagatttttattatttaattgtgTACTTAATTATAGGCTCGAGAGTTGGATCGAACGAACTACACTCCGGTAATATTCAGCATCAGTAGTTCatcaatataattatataaatatatatattaatattattgttTCACATATCATATTCCTAAGAGAAGTACTTTTAAAATGTAAAATATTTGgatgttttatttaaaatatatattttaaagattAAAGTACTAGTCAAAATCTTATTAAGTACTGGAAAAATTACAAAATCTAGATCACAGATGATGCATTATACAAATGAATGTTTTTacaagagagagaaaaaaaacaaGCCAATAATATttcttaaattttattattataattattttatttgtattaatttttgaatttgacattgattatatatatatatatatatataaattttggttgTCGAATATTGCAGGAAGCGTGCAAAAGCTTCTATGAATTCATCTGGATACTCTTCTCTGCGGAATACGTTGTATATCTGTTCATTTAGTTTGCATATATACAACAACTTGTCATAATTTAATGTTTCAAACTATAAGAACCCTTTTTgtcaaaaacaaaaaattaacacTAAGCCTTATTTGCTTTTTGTCCGTCTTATTCAATACAATTTTAAATAAGAATCGTTTTTGTTCATCCCCTTTTATTAGCTTTTATTAATGTAGTAGATAAAGATCTAATTTAATGAATGATCAAAAAGCTTTAGCATGAATATGTactttcaaaatttgaaagaaaacACTAGTGTCATTTTCTCTCTGCGCCGCTCGAAAAGTTATTTGCTGCTTATTACATCTTCTCGTCTGGTCGTGTCTGGCCGAGAGGATATCTTTGATATATGGGTCTTCGTGGGGTTCTATTTCTCCCTTTTCGATGGTGGTTGGGGCAGTACTGTGACGTTCTTGGAGGCTGTGGCGTCGACGGACCGTTGAGTCTTGGGTGGATCCGGTTGTGAGTATAGGCTTTACGGATGTCTCTGTTGTTGGGGTCGGGCTTCTTTGTGTGGAACCTTGGCTAGGCTGAGGGGTTATGGCATGGTTGGCGTCAGATTTTTGTGGTGACAGGTGGGATCAATGGAGCTTTAGTTGGATGGTGGCACCGACTGGGGTGGGATTCGGTGCGGCTGGCGAATTTGTTTTGAAAAGATCGGATCAATGGCTTGGGGCCTTCGGAGCGGGATGGTTCAATGGTGGTGGATGGGAGGCAATGACTTTGAGGATTATTTCTCTTGGTGGCTAATTTagctttttaaattttttttgctTAGTTATGTTGGCTTTGCTTTGTTTAATTTTCATAATAAAGGTGGATATCACCCACCACCTCAATAGCTTGGTGGggttagtagttttaatggtcggGGGATGACTTTGATTCCTATTGGGTGTTTGGTGGTGCATTGAACGACTAAATTCACTTTTGATGGGTTGTCGATGCTTCTCTCCTTGACTATCAGAGATCTGGGGGTTGCCTCAATCTTTATTGATCCCTTGGTTCATGGTATACTGATGTATAGCGTCGGTTCTCATGAATGTGGtagatctttattttattttccatAATTTTAGTTTTAATAATGGAATCGTTATTCCCTGTTATCTTTTGAAAGATCGTTGGCTTTTACTTATTGTTGGGGTTGTCTTTCATTTGATCATTGGAAAGAAAACTTAGATTACTTCACATTACTTGGAAGCTTATTTGCTTGTGCCTAATTAGACATTTAGTTGAAGTTTTTATACCAGTTTTCTTTCTCTTGATCATTGTAAACGACTTAATATGTTTGTGTTGGTTATTAATTTTGCTCTATGAGCATTCTTTTTTTGTAATGGATTATGTCTGATTGACTTATTAACGGATATTTCATTtatctttttcaaaaaaaaaaaaaaaatctttagcATGGATATATACTTATATGCATTATCATTTATTTCcccaaaacataataaaatatttttacataATCAGAATAATTTGTAATCAAAATCACTAGTAATTGGATTGATCTTCAATCAAACTACTGATCAGAATCCAAATAAGCTATTTACATGACTTACAGAAACCAGAATTGAATTCAACATATTAGTATACTAAGTTTCTATTTGATTCGGATTCAACATATTATTTAAATGGGAATCATAGCTTCTCTAAATagacattttaaataaaaaaatattttttattttttacccaAACACTTTCAAAAGTGCTTTTTTTAATTCTAGAAGCTAAAAGTTGTTTAAAATAAACTAAGCCAAAGAAGGCCTTTGTAATACTTGTGGTTAAGTTAGCACTTTGTTATAAGTATCTTCTTAAAATAttaggtttatatatttttggatcctgtattttgtcaTATTACTTATTTGGACGTGTGTTTTGATAAATGACTTTTCGGactttgtgttttgtaaaatggtcaaatagaatcctaaacttgattttggtcaaagttttcagaactaaaattacaaataatttaccaaactaacaattcaaagcAAAAACAAAATCATTATGCCTAACAACTATTATGCTATATTCAATTTATTCTTTATCGAAATTggatttaggggtctatttgaacaattttacaaaacatgtggtttaaaaataaatttttcaaaaCATATGGTCCAAATAAGCAATTAGACAAAATACATGGTTCAAAAGAGTATAAACCCtacaatatttttaaattataattgaATTGTTATGGGTAattaattgtaatgccctaatttctcataatattacCGAGAAGACAACGttgaatcataaacataaatgttgctcttttatttaataaaatactaTAAAGTAAATGGATCCCAtacttttacaaaataaataaggtctttaataaaattaaataagcaACATTCGAATAAAGGAAATAAAAATACTTGAAAATGATTTCAtaaataaatcataggtcattGATCATTCCAGCAGCTACATGGCCCTCACAAATACATTACTAAGCTCTTTAGGTCCCATCCTCCACCAACCATTCTACTCTCAATTATCTGCCATGTTTTCTggtttcttgctttgttttttAGTTAGTTCTTGAGCTTGAGGTTTGATCTTTTGAAGTGGTTACTTGGTGTGGTTTTAAGTGggttaaagcttaggttttgctAATAAACTTATGTATATATTATGGTAATGGTTGGTTATGAATTCTGGGTTGATTTGGTGAAGATTTTGGCTAGTTTGGTTTGAGAAAAtgggcaggggagctgggttcgctaGGTCAAGTCGTGAccaagttcatgcaagtcgcgacttggacccaagccagagcctcccctgggctctgataggcaggcgcgccgcgacttgctaggccaagtcgcgacccgcctctgGTATCCCCAGACAGATTGCTTTCTGTCTTGGGAGGGAGCCGCGAGTCACTAAGCCAAGTCATGGCCcaccccttccttttgtgccatggaggagtttttcaagggcttaggctcgggcttccatttcctaaggctcaggatcgaatctacaaaccgttttagtacgattcgaggtcctgggagcgaggttttagattatgaaccttttattatttatttttattgatgggatttcatattggttatgactaggtgatcgctaaggtaCTTAAGGACtaatcgttctcaaaggtcgttcttttattatttctcgctcgaaccagaggtaagaaaactgcacccagtatgtgacatacatggttattgatgaagcatgttgagtgctctataaattgacattgattgcatagtaaatgcacaCCAGCTTGGCTTATTTGTGTATGGTGCTGACTTATCAGtagaacgacaatggtgtttagtattgatcctaAAGTTGTGACTTACCAGTTAAGTTCAGGGGTGatatgagcactggtcgtattgTATTGAcataagagtcaagaacggcattaatgtgtttaacacaggccaaaaggattagatctaatcaccatgagcatgaaatgcttgaccgatcctaagtttgatgaaatctaaaagcgtttgtctagtctaaaggctagttacatagagccagagccaaaaggctcgaGTGACTGAAGGTCatatggcttagggtgcagagccctagagatagacttactagtcatctatccagagatagacttattagtcatctatttagaatatgacttaatagtcacttatcttattagggtatggagcccaaagtgtgactcactatctgattagggctgcaagcccaaAATGATTgccagaatcatttattgatattatatacatgcaataataagttttcttgctaagccttggctcacgggtgctatgtggtgcaggtaaagggaaagaaaagctcacccagccttgagtggagagcttaggtggcgatgtgtacatatgcagtcgcttgaccaccacgaccaaggtgtttctcagaggaactaggggctaaccctatttttgccgcttaggtcggtgggttgtaatgtttacattgtaatgaccattttgaattgtaaataactttgtaaacacttttatggtcccatgtatagttttatgttttaaataaaatatatcaatttcTTTTGATCACGATTTTTCACcgtagcctattaataacacctggATGCACGTTTATAGCAAAATGACTCATTTAGAGAGTTAAgaactgtttaaagtccacagtaacggtcttggagttaccagggcgttacagtttccttctcagaggattcgaaccaacacttttgaggggggaaaatgttacacccaaattttgagattaaATAAATAGCCTCAAAATATAGGCTCGAAAAGAGTAAACTTGAAAATAATAAGTGTTAGCAGTACACTTGTATATTTTGACACACGATTCCAGATCAGTTATCAGAGTTCGAGCATGAGTTACAGGCTCGAAGATACTAACTATCTCCGAAGAATGAGCTTAACCAAATTCATAAATGGGGAGGAGGCAACAACTGGTAGGACGAGCTCAAAGCTTTGATAGTCTCAAAAGCGCGTAAACGCGACGTTCGAGCTCAATGATGCGCTTATCACACGAAATAGTTGTTAGGAAATCTTTATTTCTTAGGGATTCATTAAAGCTGCATATTAAATCcttattatcatgggatattacttAATTAgcgcatttaattaattttattaatgcAAATATTTTGTAATTGAATGCcttattgtaacttccctgaattggAGGAAGATATTCTTATAACAAGATCTATAAATAGTCTGGTTTGATTCATTTGTAGACACGCAGAAATTGTACTGGagaatactctaccaaattgctttcattcaaagctttgagagagtagtgataataacagtgactcatggactaggcatattttaattgctgaaccacgaaAAATACCTCTGAATTCTTCTACTTTTTCTACattattgtttagtgctcttcataattaagttgacgaaaaacgacatcaacaaTATAGTATTATGTTATTGGTTTCTATATAGTTTGTattaaatacaatatttttataataaataaaaattaaaatatctcTTCTAAGGTTAATTTGAGGTGAATAAGGTCAAATCctataatcaattaataaaaatcaTGGCAAAGTTATTTTGAGTTGAATAGAGCTATaatcaattaatataaattaaatagtAATTGACTGCAAAATTCCcttatttttatatttgtttacatTTAACCCCTCATTATTTATTTTAGCAGCAATGTCTCTCAATCCATCATTCCGTTAGCAAATTTGCAACCTtcatttgtttttgttgttaacAGTCAACATGGACTTGTCCAcgtcataatttatttattttttaaaattaaaaaattaattaaaaaatatataaattaattaaataaaaaattattttaaataaattaaaacctattaaatttattttttaaatgttataaaaatttaaaattctaAAAAACAAAACCTAATTTTTGCATCTTCTTCTTCATATTCTC from the Humulus lupulus chromosome X, drHumLupu1.1, whole genome shotgun sequence genome contains:
- the LOC133807414 gene encoding 2-acylphloroglucinol 4-prenyltransferase, with translation MGLSSVSSFSLGTNPFISIPHNNNNNLKVSSYCCKSKSRVINSTNSKHCSPNNNNNNNTSNKTTHLLGLYGQSRCLLKPLSIFSCKDQRGNSIRASAQIEDRPPESGNLSALTNVKDFVSVCWEYVRPYTAKGVIICSSCLFGRELLENPNLFSWPLIFRALLGMLAILGSCFYTAGINQIFDMDIDRINKPDLPLVSGRISVESAWLLTLSPAIIGFILILKLNSGPLLTSLYCLAILSGTIYSVPPFRWKKNPITAFLCILMIHAGLNFSVYYASRAALGLAFVWSPSFSFITAFITFMTLTLASSKDLSDINGDRKFGVETFATKLGAKNITLLGTGLLLLNYVAAISTAIIWPKAFKSNIMLLSHAILAFSLFFQARELDRTNYTPEACKSFYEFIWILFSAEYVVYLFI